The Oncorhynchus tshawytscha isolate Ot180627B linkage group LG30, Otsh_v2.0, whole genome shotgun sequence genome includes a region encoding these proteins:
- the LOC112228224 gene encoding UDP-glucuronosyltransferase 2C1 isoform X4, which produces MYSLSPWGHLSFLSLVSFLLLLPAPSCHGGKVLVFPVDGSHWINMKVLIEELHARGHTITVVRPSTSWYITEKSPLYTSITIKEKDNLYSYIETFLQNQLKAQREGISLLKFFQLTKEFLSMIEEAHILGCEMLARMFDDKKLMKSLQDAQYDMMLTDPNLAGGLLMAHYLKLPVVLNARWITSGEGHFAIAPSPLSYIPITGSGFTDKMTFVQRVQNMLHYSIIVYQQRFVVGPIYDAICAKYFEGGCDIISLIQEADIWLMRSDFVFDFPRPTMPNVVYMGGFQCKPAQPLPPDLEEFVQSAGEHGVIIMSLGTLVNALPVDITDQIASVFAKLPQKVIWRHRGKRPSTLGNNTLLVDWMPQKDLLGHPQTRAFVAHGGTNGVQEAIYHGTPVLGIPLFFDQYDNLLRLQERGAAKILELAMFNGPSFQQALNQVLTHAPYRENMQRLSRLHMDQPIKPMDKALFWLEFVMRHKGASHLRTSANRMPWYSYHSVDVLLLLLAAGGGVLLFTGLLIRILWRTCRKNRNKTKQH; this is translated from the exons AtgtattccctctctccttgggGACACCTCTCGTTTCTAAGTCTGGTgtcatttctccttctccttcctgcaCCGTCCTGCCATGGAGGAAAAGTCCTGGTCTTTCCTGTCGATGGAAGCCACTGGATCAACATGAAG GTACTGATCGAGGAGCTCCATGCCAGAGGCCACACCATCACAGTGGTCAGACCCTCCACCAGCTGGTACATCACAGAGAAGTCACCTCTATACACCTCTATCACCATCAAGGAGAAAGATAACTTATACAGCTACATCGAAACCTTCCTACAGAATCAACTGAAG GCTCAGAGAGAGGGGATATCGTTGCTGAAGTTCTTCCAACTAACCAAGGAGTTCCTCAGTATGATAGAAGAAGCCCACATCCTGGGCTGCGAGATGCTGGCTCGCATGTTCGACGACAAGAAGCTGATGAAGAGTCTCCAGGACGCTCAGTATGACATGATGCTCACCGACCCTAACCTCGCTGGAGGGCTGCTGATGGCCCACTACCTCAAACTGCCTGTGGTGCTCAACGCCCGTTGGATCACCAGCGGGGAGGGCCATTTTGCCAtcgccccctctcccctgtcctacATCCCGATCACAGGGTCTGGATTCACTGACAAGATGACCTTCGTCCAACGGGTCCAAAACATGCTGCACTACAGCATCATCGTGTATCAGCAGAGGTTCGTAGTTGGGCCGATTTATGACGCAATTTGCGCCAAGTACTTCGAAGGGGGCTGTGACATCATCTCCTTGATCCAGGAAGCTGACATCTGGCTGATGAGGTCTGACTTTGTGTTTGACTTCCCCCGTCCCACCATGCCCAACGTCGTCTACATGGGGGGGTTCCAGTGCAAGCCGGCCCAGCCCCTGCCTCCAGACCTGGAGGAGTTTGTCCAGAGTGCCGGGGAGCATGGGGTGATCATCATGTCTCTGGGGACTCTTGTCAATGCACTTCCTGTTGATATCACAGACCAGATCGCCAGCGTGTTCGCCAAGCTGCCTCAGAAG GTGATCTGGAGGCACCGGGGCAAGAGGCCCTCCACTCTGGGCAACAACACTCTTCTGGTGGACTGGATGCCCCAGAAAGACCTCCTGGGTCACCCCCAGACCAGAGCCTTTGTGGCCCACGGAGGAACCAACGGGGTCCAGGAGGCCATCTACCACGGCACCCCAGTGCTGGGGATACCCCTGTTCTTTGACCAGTATGACAATCTTCTGCGTCTGCAGGAGAGAGGCGCTGCCAAGATCCTGGAGCTGGCCATGTTCAACGGACCCAGTTTCCAGCAGGCTCTGAACCAGGTGCTCACCCACGCCCCCTACAGGGAGAACATGCAGAGGCTGTCCCGCCTGCACATGGATCAGCCCATCAAGCCCATGGACAAGGCCCTCTTCTGGTTAGAGTTTGTGATGCGACACAAGGGGGCGTCTCACCTCCGTACGTCGGCCAACAGGATGCCCTGGTACTCTTACCACTCTGTGGacgtgctgctactgctgctggctGCCGGGGGAGGAGTCTTGCTCTTTACTGGGCTCCTGATCAGGATCCTCTGGAGAACCTGCCGGAAGAACAGGAACAAAACCAAACAACACTGA
- the LOC112228224 gene encoding UDP-glucuronosyltransferase 2C1 isoform X5, producing MYSLSPWGHLSFLSLVSFLLLLPAPSCHGGKVLVFPVDGSHWVNMKVLIEELHARGHTITVVRPSTSWYITEKSPLYTSITIKEKDNLYSYIETFLQNQLKAQREGISLLKFFQLTKEFLSMIEEAHILGCEMLARMFDDKKLMKSLQDAQYDMMLTDPNLAGGLLMAHYLKLPVVLNARWITSGEGHFAIAPSPLSYIPITGSGFTDKMTFVQRVQNMLHYSIIVYQQRFVVGPIYDAICAKYFEGGCDIISLIQEADIWLMRSDFVFDFPRPTMPNVVYMGGFQCKPAQPLPPDLEEFVQSAGEHGVIIMSLGTLVNALPVDITDQIASVFAKLPQKVIWRHRGKRPSTLGNNTLLVDWMPQKDLLGHPQTRAFVAHGGTNGVQEAIYHGTPVLGIPLFFDQYDNLLRLQERGAAKILELAMFNGPSFQQALNQVLTHAPYRENMQRLSRLHMDQPIKPMDKALFWLEFVMRHKGASHLRTSANRMPWYSYHSVDVLLLLLAAGGGVLLFTGLLIRILWRTCRKNRNKTKQH from the exons AtgtattccctctctccttgggGACACCTCTCGTTTCTAAGTCTGGTgtcatttctccttctccttcctgcaCCGTCCTGCCATGGAGGAAAAGTCCTGGTCTTTCCTGTCGATGGAAGCCACTGGGTCAACATGAAG GTACTGATCGAGGAGCTCCATGCCAGAGGCCACACCATCACAGTGGTCAGACCCTCCACCAGCTGGTACATCACAGAGAAGTCACCTCTATACACCTCTATCACCATCAAGGAGAAAGATAACTTATACAGCTACATCGAAACCTTCCTACAGAATCAACTGAAG GCTCAGAGAGAGGGGATATCGTTGCTGAAGTTCTTCCAACTAACCAAGGAGTTCCTCAGTATGATAGAAGAAGCCCACATCCTGGGCTGCGAGATGCTGGCTCGCATGTTCGACGACAAGAAGCTGATGAAGAGTCTCCAGGACGCTCAGTATGACATGATGCTCACCGACCCTAACCTCGCTGGAGGGCTGCTGATGGCCCACTACCTCAAACTGCCTGTGGTGCTCAACGCCCGTTGGATCACCAGCGGGGAGGGCCATTTTGCCAtcgccccctctcccctgtcctacATCCCGATCACAGGGTCTGGATTCACTGACAAGATGACCTTCGTCCAACGGGTCCAAAACATGCTGCACTACAGCATCATCGTGTATCAGCAGAGGTTCGTAGTTGGGCCGATTTATGACGCAATTTGCGCCAAGTACTTCGAAGGGGGCTGTGACATCATCTCCTTGATCCAGGAAGCTGACATCTGGCTGATGAGGTCTGACTTTGTGTTTGACTTCCCCCGTCCCACCATGCCCAACGTCGTCTACATGGGGGGGTTCCAGTGCAAGCCGGCCCAGCCCCTGCCTCCAGACCTGGAGGAGTTTGTCCAGAGTGCCGGGGAGCATGGGGTGATCATCATGTCTCTGGGGACTCTTGTCAATGCACTTCCTGTTGATATCACAGACCAGATCGCCAGCGTGTTCGCCAAGCTGCCTCAGAAG GTGATCTGGAGGCACCGGGGCAAGAGGCCCTCCACTCTGGGCAACAACACTCTTCTGGTGGACTGGATGCCCCAGAAAGACCTCCTGGGTCACCCCCAGACCAGAGCCTTTGTGGCCCACGGAGGAACCAACGGGGTCCAGGAGGCCATCTACCACGGCACCCCAGTGCTGGGGATACCCCTGTTCTTTGACCAGTATGACAATCTTCTGCGTCTGCAGGAGAGAGGCGCTGCCAAGATCCTGGAGCTGGCCATGTTCAACGGACCCAGTTTCCAGCAGGCTCTGAACCAGGTGCTCACCCACGCCCCCTACAGGGAGAACATGCAGAGGCTGTCCCGCCTGCACATGGATCAGCCCATCAAGCCCATGGACAAGGCCCTCTTCTGGTTAGAGTTTGTGATGCGACACAAGGGGGCGTCTCACCTCCGTACGTCGGCCAACAGGATGCCCTGGTACTCTTACCACTCTGTGGacgtgctgctactgctgctggctGCCGGGGGAGGAGTCTTGCTCTTTACTGGGCTCCTGATCAGGATCCTCTGGAGAACCTGCCGGAAGAACAGGAACAAAACCAAACAACACTGA
- the LOC112228224 gene encoding UDP-glucuronosyltransferase 2A1 isoform X7 — protein MIEEAHILGCEMLARMFDDKKLMKSLQDAQYDMMLTDPNLAGGLLMAHYLKLPVVLNARWITSGEGHFAIAPSPLSYIPITGSGFTDKMTFVQRVQNMLHYSIIVYQQRFVVGPIYDAICAKYFEGGCDIISLIQEADIWLMRSDFVFDFPRPTMPNVVYMGGFQCKPAQPLPPDLEEFVQSAGEHGVIIMSLGTLVNALPVDITDQIASVFAKLPQKVIWRHRGKRPSTLGNNTLLVDWMPQKDLLGHPQTRAFVAHGGTNGVQEAIYHGTPVLGIPLFFDQYDNLLRLQERGAAKILELAMFNGPSFQQALNQVLTHAPYRENMQRLSRLHMDQPIKPMDKALFWLEFVMRHKGASHLRTSANRMPWYSYHSVDVLLLLLAAGGGVLLFTGLLIRILWRTCRKNRNKTKQH, from the exons ATGATAGAAGAAGCCCACATCCTGGGCTGCGAGATGCTGGCTCGCATGTTCGACGACAAGAAGCTGATGAAGAGTCTCCAGGACGCTCAGTATGACATGATGCTCACCGACCCTAACCTCGCTGGAGGGCTGCTGATGGCCCACTACCTCAAACTGCCTGTGGTGCTCAACGCCCGTTGGATCACCAGCGGGGAGGGCCATTTTGCCAtcgccccctctcccctgtcctacATCCCGATCACAGGGTCTGGATTCACTGACAAGATGACCTTCGTCCAACGGGTCCAAAACATGCTGCACTACAGCATCATCGTGTATCAGCAGAGGTTCGTAGTTGGGCCGATTTATGACGCAATTTGCGCCAAGTACTTCGAAGGGGGCTGTGACATCATCTCCTTGATCCAGGAAGCTGACATCTGGCTGATGAGGTCTGACTTTGTGTTTGACTTCCCCCGTCCCACCATGCCCAACGTCGTCTACATGGGGGGGTTCCAGTGCAAGCCGGCCCAGCCCCTGCCTCCAGACCTGGAGGAGTTTGTCCAGAGTGCCGGGGAGCATGGGGTGATCATCATGTCTCTGGGGACTCTTGTCAATGCACTTCCTGTTGATATCACAGACCAGATCGCCAGCGTGTTCGCCAAGCTGCCTCAGAAG GTGATCTGGAGGCACCGGGGCAAGAGGCCCTCCACTCTGGGCAACAACACTCTTCTGGTGGACTGGATGCCCCAGAAAGACCTCCTGGGTCACCCCCAGACCAGAGCCTTTGTGGCCCACGGAGGAACCAACGGGGTCCAGGAGGCCATCTACCACGGCACCCCAGTGCTGGGGATACCCCTGTTCTTTGACCAGTATGACAATCTTCTGCGTCTGCAGGAGAGAGGCGCTGCCAAGATCCTGGAGCTGGCCATGTTCAACGGACCCAGTTTCCAGCAGGCTCTGAACCAGGTGCTCACCCACGCCCCCTACAGGGAGAACATGCAGAGGCTGTCCCGCCTGCACATGGATCAGCCCATCAAGCCCATGGACAAGGCCCTCTTCTGGTTAGAGTTTGTGATGCGACACAAGGGGGCGTCTCACCTCCGTACGTCGGCCAACAGGATGCCCTGGTACTCTTACCACTCTGTGGacgtgctgctactgctgctggctGCCGGGGGAGGAGTCTTGCTCTTTACTGGGCTCCTGATCAGGATCCTCTGGAGAACCTGCCGGAAGAACAGGAACAAAACCAAACAACACTGA
- the LOC112228224 gene encoding UDP-glucuronosyltransferase 2C1 isoform X1, which produces MHPGLNRQQTNRIHVLDSLLNYTFLKDVYTIRWTLNPETFKVLPAYMLQFAVPCRASLVLHGLYNTDTMYSLSPWGHLSFLSLVSFLLLLPAPSCHGGKVLVFPVDGSHWINMKVLIEELHARGHTITVVRPSTSWYITEKSPLYTSITIKEKDNLYSYIETFLQNQLKAQREGISLLKFFQLTKEFLSMIEEAHILGCEMLARMFDDKKLMKSLQDAQYDMMLTDPNLAGGLLMAHYLKLPVVLNARWITSGEGHFAIAPSPLSYIPITGSGFTDKMTFVQRVQNMLHYSIIVYQQRFVVGPIYDAICAKYFEGGCDIISLIQEADIWLMRSDFVFDFPRPTMPNVVYMGGFQCKPAQPLPPDLEEFVQSAGEHGVIIMSLGTLVNALPVDITDQIASVFAKLPQKVIWRHRGKRPSTLGNNTLLVDWMPQKDLLGHPQTRAFVAHGGTNGVQEAIYHGTPVLGIPLFFDQYDNLLRLQERGAAKILELAMFNGPSFQQALNQVLTHAPYRENMQRLSRLHMDQPIKPMDKALFWLEFVMRHKGASHLRTSANRMPWYSYHSVDVLLLLLAAGGGVLLFTGLLIRILWRTCRKNRNKTKQH; this is translated from the exons ATGCACCCTGGACTAAACAGACAGCAGACAAATAGGATACATGTGCTTGACTCtctgttaaattacacatttctcaAG GACGTCTATACTATCAGGTGGACTTTGAACCCTGAAACGTTCAAAGTATTGCCAGCCTATATGTTGCAGTTTGCAGTCCCCTGCAGAGCGTCGTTAGTGCTGCATGGACTCTATAACACCG ACACAAtgtattccctctctccttgggGACACCTCTCGTTTCTAAGTCTGGTgtcatttctccttctccttcctgcaCCGTCCTGCCATGGAGGAAAAGTCCTGGTCTTTCCTGTCGATGGAAGCCACTGGATCAACATGAAG GTACTGATCGAGGAGCTCCATGCCAGAGGCCACACCATCACAGTGGTCAGACCCTCCACCAGCTGGTACATCACAGAGAAGTCACCTCTATACACCTCTATCACCATCAAGGAGAAAGATAACTTATACAGCTACATCGAAACCTTCCTACAGAATCAACTGAAG GCTCAGAGAGAGGGGATATCGTTGCTGAAGTTCTTCCAACTAACCAAGGAGTTCCTCAGTATGATAGAAGAAGCCCACATCCTGGGCTGCGAGATGCTGGCTCGCATGTTCGACGACAAGAAGCTGATGAAGAGTCTCCAGGACGCTCAGTATGACATGATGCTCACCGACCCTAACCTCGCTGGAGGGCTGCTGATGGCCCACTACCTCAAACTGCCTGTGGTGCTCAACGCCCGTTGGATCACCAGCGGGGAGGGCCATTTTGCCAtcgccccctctcccctgtcctacATCCCGATCACAGGGTCTGGATTCACTGACAAGATGACCTTCGTCCAACGGGTCCAAAACATGCTGCACTACAGCATCATCGTGTATCAGCAGAGGTTCGTAGTTGGGCCGATTTATGACGCAATTTGCGCCAAGTACTTCGAAGGGGGCTGTGACATCATCTCCTTGATCCAGGAAGCTGACATCTGGCTGATGAGGTCTGACTTTGTGTTTGACTTCCCCCGTCCCACCATGCCCAACGTCGTCTACATGGGGGGGTTCCAGTGCAAGCCGGCCCAGCCCCTGCCTCCAGACCTGGAGGAGTTTGTCCAGAGTGCCGGGGAGCATGGGGTGATCATCATGTCTCTGGGGACTCTTGTCAATGCACTTCCTGTTGATATCACAGACCAGATCGCCAGCGTGTTCGCCAAGCTGCCTCAGAAG GTGATCTGGAGGCACCGGGGCAAGAGGCCCTCCACTCTGGGCAACAACACTCTTCTGGTGGACTGGATGCCCCAGAAAGACCTCCTGGGTCACCCCCAGACCAGAGCCTTTGTGGCCCACGGAGGAACCAACGGGGTCCAGGAGGCCATCTACCACGGCACCCCAGTGCTGGGGATACCCCTGTTCTTTGACCAGTATGACAATCTTCTGCGTCTGCAGGAGAGAGGCGCTGCCAAGATCCTGGAGCTGGCCATGTTCAACGGACCCAGTTTCCAGCAGGCTCTGAACCAGGTGCTCACCCACGCCCCCTACAGGGAGAACATGCAGAGGCTGTCCCGCCTGCACATGGATCAGCCCATCAAGCCCATGGACAAGGCCCTCTTCTGGTTAGAGTTTGTGATGCGACACAAGGGGGCGTCTCACCTCCGTACGTCGGCCAACAGGATGCCCTGGTACTCTTACCACTCTGTGGacgtgctgctactgctgctggctGCCGGGGGAGGAGTCTTGCTCTTTACTGGGCTCCTGATCAGGATCCTCTGGAGAACCTGCCGGAAGAACAGGAACAAAACCAAACAACACTGA
- the LOC112228224 gene encoding UDP-glucuronosyltransferase 2C1 isoform X6, with product MHPGLNRQQTNRIHVLDSLLNYTFLKVLIEELHARGHTITVVRPSTSWYITEKSPLYTSITIKEKDNLYSYIETFLQNQLKAQREGISLLKFFQLTKEFLSMIEEAHILGCEMLARMFDDKKLMKSLQDAQYDMMLTDPNLAGGLLMAHYLKLPVVLNARWITSGEGHFAIAPSPLSYIPITGSGFTDKMTFVQRVQNMLHYSIIVYQQRFVVGPIYDAICAKYFEGGCDIISLIQEADIWLMRSDFVFDFPRPTMPNVVYMGGFQCKPAQPLPPDLEEFVQSAGEHGVIIMSLGTLVNALPVDITDQIASVFAKLPQKVIWRHRGKRPSTLGNNTLLVDWMPQKDLLGHPQTRAFVAHGGTNGVQEAIYHGTPVLGIPLFFDQYDNLLRLQERGAAKILELAMFNGPSFQQALNQVLTHAPYRENMQRLSRLHMDQPIKPMDKALFWLEFVMRHKGASHLRTSANRMPWYSYHSVDVLLLLLAAGGGVLLFTGLLIRILWRTCRKNRNKTKQH from the exons ATGCACCCTGGACTAAACAGACAGCAGACAAATAGGATACATGTGCTTGACTCtctgttaaattacacatttctcaAG GTACTGATCGAGGAGCTCCATGCCAGAGGCCACACCATCACAGTGGTCAGACCCTCCACCAGCTGGTACATCACAGAGAAGTCACCTCTATACACCTCTATCACCATCAAGGAGAAAGATAACTTATACAGCTACATCGAAACCTTCCTACAGAATCAACTGAAG GCTCAGAGAGAGGGGATATCGTTGCTGAAGTTCTTCCAACTAACCAAGGAGTTCCTCAGTATGATAGAAGAAGCCCACATCCTGGGCTGCGAGATGCTGGCTCGCATGTTCGACGACAAGAAGCTGATGAAGAGTCTCCAGGACGCTCAGTATGACATGATGCTCACCGACCCTAACCTCGCTGGAGGGCTGCTGATGGCCCACTACCTCAAACTGCCTGTGGTGCTCAACGCCCGTTGGATCACCAGCGGGGAGGGCCATTTTGCCAtcgccccctctcccctgtcctacATCCCGATCACAGGGTCTGGATTCACTGACAAGATGACCTTCGTCCAACGGGTCCAAAACATGCTGCACTACAGCATCATCGTGTATCAGCAGAGGTTCGTAGTTGGGCCGATTTATGACGCAATTTGCGCCAAGTACTTCGAAGGGGGCTGTGACATCATCTCCTTGATCCAGGAAGCTGACATCTGGCTGATGAGGTCTGACTTTGTGTTTGACTTCCCCCGTCCCACCATGCCCAACGTCGTCTACATGGGGGGGTTCCAGTGCAAGCCGGCCCAGCCCCTGCCTCCAGACCTGGAGGAGTTTGTCCAGAGTGCCGGGGAGCATGGGGTGATCATCATGTCTCTGGGGACTCTTGTCAATGCACTTCCTGTTGATATCACAGACCAGATCGCCAGCGTGTTCGCCAAGCTGCCTCAGAAG GTGATCTGGAGGCACCGGGGCAAGAGGCCCTCCACTCTGGGCAACAACACTCTTCTGGTGGACTGGATGCCCCAGAAAGACCTCCTGGGTCACCCCCAGACCAGAGCCTTTGTGGCCCACGGAGGAACCAACGGGGTCCAGGAGGCCATCTACCACGGCACCCCAGTGCTGGGGATACCCCTGTTCTTTGACCAGTATGACAATCTTCTGCGTCTGCAGGAGAGAGGCGCTGCCAAGATCCTGGAGCTGGCCATGTTCAACGGACCCAGTTTCCAGCAGGCTCTGAACCAGGTGCTCACCCACGCCCCCTACAGGGAGAACATGCAGAGGCTGTCCCGCCTGCACATGGATCAGCCCATCAAGCCCATGGACAAGGCCCTCTTCTGGTTAGAGTTTGTGATGCGACACAAGGGGGCGTCTCACCTCCGTACGTCGGCCAACAGGATGCCCTGGTACTCTTACCACTCTGTGGacgtgctgctactgctgctggctGCCGGGGGAGGAGTCTTGCTCTTTACTGGGCTCCTGATCAGGATCCTCTGGAGAACCTGCCGGAAGAACAGGAACAAAACCAAACAACACTGA
- the LOC112228224 gene encoding UDP-glucuronosyltransferase 2C1 isoform X2, with protein MLQFAVPCRASLVLHGLYNTDTMYSLSPWGHLSFLSLVSFLLLLPAPSCHGGKVLVFPVDGSHWINMKVLIEELHARGHTITVVRPSTSWYITEKSPLYTSITIKEKDNLYSYIETFLQNQLKAQREGISLLKFFQLTKEFLSMIEEAHILGCEMLARMFDDKKLMKSLQDAQYDMMLTDPNLAGGLLMAHYLKLPVVLNARWITSGEGHFAIAPSPLSYIPITGSGFTDKMTFVQRVQNMLHYSIIVYQQRFVVGPIYDAICAKYFEGGCDIISLIQEADIWLMRSDFVFDFPRPTMPNVVYMGGFQCKPAQPLPPDLEEFVQSAGEHGVIIMSLGTLVNALPVDITDQIASVFAKLPQKVIWRHRGKRPSTLGNNTLLVDWMPQKDLLGHPQTRAFVAHGGTNGVQEAIYHGTPVLGIPLFFDQYDNLLRLQERGAAKILELAMFNGPSFQQALNQVLTHAPYRENMQRLSRLHMDQPIKPMDKALFWLEFVMRHKGASHLRTSANRMPWYSYHSVDVLLLLLAAGGGVLLFTGLLIRILWRTCRKNRNKTKQH; from the exons ATGTTGCAGTTTGCAGTCCCCTGCAGAGCGTCGTTAGTGCTGCATGGACTCTATAACACCG ACACAAtgtattccctctctccttgggGACACCTCTCGTTTCTAAGTCTGGTgtcatttctccttctccttcctgcaCCGTCCTGCCATGGAGGAAAAGTCCTGGTCTTTCCTGTCGATGGAAGCCACTGGATCAACATGAAG GTACTGATCGAGGAGCTCCATGCCAGAGGCCACACCATCACAGTGGTCAGACCCTCCACCAGCTGGTACATCACAGAGAAGTCACCTCTATACACCTCTATCACCATCAAGGAGAAAGATAACTTATACAGCTACATCGAAACCTTCCTACAGAATCAACTGAAG GCTCAGAGAGAGGGGATATCGTTGCTGAAGTTCTTCCAACTAACCAAGGAGTTCCTCAGTATGATAGAAGAAGCCCACATCCTGGGCTGCGAGATGCTGGCTCGCATGTTCGACGACAAGAAGCTGATGAAGAGTCTCCAGGACGCTCAGTATGACATGATGCTCACCGACCCTAACCTCGCTGGAGGGCTGCTGATGGCCCACTACCTCAAACTGCCTGTGGTGCTCAACGCCCGTTGGATCACCAGCGGGGAGGGCCATTTTGCCAtcgccccctctcccctgtcctacATCCCGATCACAGGGTCTGGATTCACTGACAAGATGACCTTCGTCCAACGGGTCCAAAACATGCTGCACTACAGCATCATCGTGTATCAGCAGAGGTTCGTAGTTGGGCCGATTTATGACGCAATTTGCGCCAAGTACTTCGAAGGGGGCTGTGACATCATCTCCTTGATCCAGGAAGCTGACATCTGGCTGATGAGGTCTGACTTTGTGTTTGACTTCCCCCGTCCCACCATGCCCAACGTCGTCTACATGGGGGGGTTCCAGTGCAAGCCGGCCCAGCCCCTGCCTCCAGACCTGGAGGAGTTTGTCCAGAGTGCCGGGGAGCATGGGGTGATCATCATGTCTCTGGGGACTCTTGTCAATGCACTTCCTGTTGATATCACAGACCAGATCGCCAGCGTGTTCGCCAAGCTGCCTCAGAAG GTGATCTGGAGGCACCGGGGCAAGAGGCCCTCCACTCTGGGCAACAACACTCTTCTGGTGGACTGGATGCCCCAGAAAGACCTCCTGGGTCACCCCCAGACCAGAGCCTTTGTGGCCCACGGAGGAACCAACGGGGTCCAGGAGGCCATCTACCACGGCACCCCAGTGCTGGGGATACCCCTGTTCTTTGACCAGTATGACAATCTTCTGCGTCTGCAGGAGAGAGGCGCTGCCAAGATCCTGGAGCTGGCCATGTTCAACGGACCCAGTTTCCAGCAGGCTCTGAACCAGGTGCTCACCCACGCCCCCTACAGGGAGAACATGCAGAGGCTGTCCCGCCTGCACATGGATCAGCCCATCAAGCCCATGGACAAGGCCCTCTTCTGGTTAGAGTTTGTGATGCGACACAAGGGGGCGTCTCACCTCCGTACGTCGGCCAACAGGATGCCCTGGTACTCTTACCACTCTGTGGacgtgctgctactgctgctggctGCCGGGGGAGGAGTCTTGCTCTTTACTGGGCTCCTGATCAGGATCCTCTGGAGAACCTGCCGGAAGAACAGGAACAAAACCAAACAACACTGA